A window from Cryobacterium sp. PAMC25264 encodes these proteins:
- a CDS encoding AMP-binding protein: MSSSARPGAPAADPDDPLALAEYAPGLAVALTDAERWPTLDAAGAARLDAVQRHPLAPVWVHRTGDRLTAQGVQRAQTPVPVEGWLDEHLSTARRLPAYRRVADSLGDLDTWPTVTRDDLLEDVSAFVPLDADLDRMIEGSSSGTTGRALQIPDDIEEVARTFHLLVALVAARGIEWRPDPERMALAYVVHQRQAFTYASAISSFGQSTMARLNLHPSQWPAAGQRTGFLLAQQPQVITGNPTSLAELLHPDLMASLRPLALFSGAMALSLGLRHDLERAYGCPVIDVYGLHETRPIAASADGGPFVVLDRRVHVEVLDVDGRPAPTGQRGEIVVTAGENPLLPLVRYRTGDFGRLVEVGGRPALADLEGREATRFLAGDGTLVPSVDLTQQLQAGGARGWAVRQAVDGTVTATVVGGDPGRIGTALGLLLHRPVTVTAAATLLELGEGKPRRYESAAT; the protein is encoded by the coding sequence ATGAGTAGCAGCGCACGCCCCGGCGCTCCGGCCGCCGACCCGGACGACCCCCTGGCGCTGGCCGAATACGCCCCCGGCCTCGCGGTCGCGCTCACCGACGCGGAACGTTGGCCCACCCTCGACGCGGCCGGCGCCGCGCGTCTCGACGCCGTGCAGCGGCATCCGCTCGCGCCGGTCTGGGTGCACCGCACCGGCGACAGGCTCACCGCCCAAGGCGTGCAGCGGGCGCAGACACCCGTGCCCGTGGAGGGCTGGCTGGACGAGCACCTCAGCACGGCCCGGCGCTTGCCCGCCTACCGTCGGGTTGCCGACAGCCTCGGCGATTTGGACACCTGGCCCACCGTGACCCGCGACGACCTGCTCGAGGACGTCTCCGCGTTCGTGCCGCTGGACGCCGACCTCGATCGCATGATCGAGGGCTCCAGCTCGGGCACCACCGGCCGGGCACTGCAGATCCCCGACGACATCGAGGAGGTCGCCCGCACCTTCCACCTACTCGTGGCACTCGTGGCCGCCCGGGGCATCGAGTGGCGGCCTGATCCGGAACGGATGGCCCTGGCCTACGTGGTGCACCAGCGGCAGGCGTTCACCTACGCCTCGGCGATCAGCAGCTTCGGCCAGTCCACGATGGCCAGGCTCAACCTGCATCCCTCACAGTGGCCGGCCGCCGGCCAGCGCACCGGGTTCCTGCTGGCGCAGCAGCCCCAGGTGATCACCGGCAATCCCACCAGCCTGGCCGAACTGCTGCACCCCGACCTGATGGCCAGTTTGCGGCCGCTCGCGCTTTTCAGCGGGGCGATGGCGTTGAGCCTGGGCCTCCGCCATGACCTTGAGCGGGCCTACGGCTGCCCGGTGATCGACGTCTACGGGCTGCACGAGACGCGGCCGATCGCCGCCAGTGCCGACGGCGGACCCTTCGTGGTGCTGGACCGTCGAGTGCACGTGGAGGTCCTCGACGTGGACGGTCGGCCGGCGCCGACGGGGCAACGCGGTGAGATCGTGGTGACGGCGGGGGAGAACCCGCTGCTTCCCCTGGTGCGCTACCGCACCGGCGATTTCGGCCGACTGGTCGAGGTGGGCGGGCGACCCGCGCTGGCCGACCTCGAGGGCCGGGAGGCCACCCGGTTCCTGGCCGGCGACGGCACCCTGGTCCCCAGTGTGGACCTCACCCAACAGTTGCAGGCCGGCGGGGCGCGCGGATGGGCCGTGCGCCAGGCCGTCGACGGCACGGTGACCGCCACGGTCGTGGGCGGCGATCCCGGCCGGATCGGCACGGCGCTCGGGCTGCTGCTGCACCGCCCGGTGACGGTGACCGCGGCCGCGACCCTGCTCGAACTCGGCGAGGGCAAGCCCCGGCGCTACGAGTCCGCGGCCACCTGA